In Arachis hypogaea cultivar Tifrunner chromosome 2, arahy.Tifrunner.gnm2.J5K5, whole genome shotgun sequence, a genomic segment contains:
- the LOC112732334 gene encoding putative disease resistance RPP13-like protein 1 isoform X1 — translation MHDLLHDLAIFLAGDFYCRIEEPGEQEEMKVLTRHLSYLPRQSLGPPITKVSNSIAKLESLRTSLYINDLFSVESVLSKFKYLRVLSFWKFDELPDSIGELIHLRYLNLSCCEINRLPESLCNLYNLQTLILYRCTKLTMLPSGMHNLVNLRHLDLRETSLDEMPGGISKLEHLHTLSSFVVGNNEDNGIQELGGLSNLHGSLKIKKLENVVDVRQATSARIRDKKHIDSLWLEWSSGGDMVSNTQTEREILHSLEPHNGLKELTIWGYRGTIFPDWLGNPSYSKMTHVSLVCCMNCCMLPSLGQLPSLKSLDIQDFGQLSSIGTEFYKNEGNPSLQIAPSFPLLERLKFDKMACWEEWHLPDSKAFPQLKSLQIIDCPVLKGDTLYQGDMFKAMISSNHLSCLQEIEISECSSLISLSLDAFPTLKVLEIKWCSNLESVSMSEPPPKSLQNLRIMNCRKLEFLQQQHKYDVVNLYMFDSCDSLSSLSLDVFPNLKNLEISLCRNLESVSMSEAPHAALQRLSITFCSKLVSFAGEGLAAPNLTHLNLVFCSKLEALPLDMKSLLPSLQSLEIYGCPNICSLAEGGLPPNLKSLGMGISEQQMRDLSWMGNLHALTHLEIAGYDCNNIKSYPEVDSLPHLPSLTTLYIEYFDNLETLECNELLRLTSLQQLHIKYCNKLENMEGEKLPPSLLRLEVYSCDLLGKHCKNKHQLIWPKISHIPTIQVDF, via the coding sequence ATGCATGATCTCTTGCATGACTTGGCAATATTCCTTGCCGGAGACTTCTATTGTAGGATAGAAGAACCTGGTGAACAAGAAGAGATGAAGGTTCTCACTCGTCATTTGTCATATTTGCCACGTCAAAGCTTAGGTCCTCCAATCACAAAAGTCTCTAACTCCATTGCGAAATTGGAATCTTTGAGGACATCGTTGTATATCAATGATTTGTTTAGCGTGGAAAGTGTACTATCAAAGTTTAAATACTTGAGAGTTTTATCCTTCTGGAAATTTGATGAATTACCTGATTCAATAGGTGAATTGATTCATCTACGCTATTTGAATCTCTCTTGCTGTGAGATTAATAGGTTGCCGGAATCATTGTGCAATTTGTATAATCTACAAACATTAATATTGTACAGATGTACTAAGCTGACCATGTTGCCCAGTGGCATGCATAATCTTGTGAATTTACGGCATCTTGATCTTAGGGAAACTTCTTTGGATGAAATGCCTGGAGGAATAAGCAAATTGGAGCACTTGCATACCCTAAGTTCCTTTGTGGTGGGCAATAATGAAGATAATGGAATCCAGGAATTAGGAGGGCTCTCAAATCTTCATGGATCATTGAAGATTAAGAAGTTGGAGAATGTTGTTGATGTCAGACAAGCAACGAGTGCAAGGATAAGAGATAAGAAGCACATTGATAGCTTGTGGTTGGAGTGGTCTTCAGGTGGTGATATGGTTTCAAATACACAAACTGAGAGAGAGATACTCCACAGCTTGGAACCGCACAATGGGTTGAAAGAGTTGACAATATGGGGATACAGGGGTACAATATTTCCAGATTGGTTAGGGAATCCTTCCTACAGCAAGATGACACATGTATCGTTGGTGTGTTGCATGAACTGTTGCATGCTGCCTTCACTTGGACAGCTACCATCTCTTAAGTCCCTGGACATTCAAGATTTCGGTCAGCTCAGCAGCATTGGAACTGAGTTTTACAAGAATGAAGGCAATCCTTCTTTGCAAATTGCTCCTTCTTTTCCCTTGTTGGAGAGATTGAAATTTGATAAAATGGCATGTTGGGAGGAGTGGCACTTACCTGACTCAAAAGCTTTTCCTCAGCTTAAGAGTCTTCAAATAATAGATTGTCCAGTGTTAAAGGGAGATACGCTTTATCAGGGAGATATGTTTAAGGCAATGATCAGCAGCAATCATCTAAGTTGCCTCCAAGAAATAGAAATCTCAGAGTGTTCATCACTGATCTCGTTGTCGTTGGATGCCTTTCCCACTCTGAAAGTTCTCGAGATAAAATGGTGTTCAAATCTGGAATCAGTTTCAATGTCAGAGCCACCACCTAAATCTCTGCAAAATCTGAGAATCATGAATTGCAGAAAACTGGAATTTCTTCAACAACAGCACAAATATGATGTGGTAAACCTATATATGTTTGACAGCTGTGATTCACTGAGCTCCTTGTCGTTGGATGTCTTTCCCAATCTCAAGAATTTGGAGATATCATTGTGTAGGAATCTGGAATCAGTGTCAATGTCAGAGGCACCACACGCTGCTCTTCAACGTCTATCCATTACTTTCTGCTCCAAATTAGTGTCATTTGCAGGAGAAGGACTGGCTGCACCTAACTTGACTCATCTCAACCTCGTATTCTGCTCGAAGTTAGAGGCATTACCACTTGACATGAAGAGTCTACTCCCAAGTTTACAGTCCCTCGAGATATATGGTTGCCCAAACATTTGCAGCTTGGCAGAGGGGGGTTTGCCGCCTAACTTAAAATCACTTGGCATGGGAATTAGCGAGCAACAAATGAGGGATCTATCATGGATGGGCAACCTGCACGCCCTCACTCATCTTGAAATTGCAGGTTATGACTGCAACAACATAAAGTCATACCCAGAGGTGGATTCGCTGCCTCACCTTCCCTCCCTTACCACTCTTTATATTGAATACTTTGATAATCTGGAGACATTGGAGTGCAACGAGCTTCTACGCCTCACCTCCCTTCAACAATTGCACATTAAGTACTGCAACAAGCTGGAGAATATGGAAGGAGAAAAGCTGCCTCCCTCTCTCTTGCGACTTGAAGTTTATTCTTGTGATTTGCTGGGAAAACACTGCAAGAACAAGCATCAACTAATCTGGCCCAAAATTTCCCACATCCCCACCATTCAAGTCGATTTCTAG